The Peribacillus simplex genome contains a region encoding:
- a CDS encoding type III pantothenate kinase: MIFVLDVGNTNTVLGVYDEDILKYHWRIETNRHKTEDEYGMVIKSLLQHEDLSFDQFDGIIISSVVPPIMFALERMCKKYFGIKPLIVGPGIKTGLNIKYENPREVGADRIVNAVAGIQEYGSPLIIVDFGTATTYCYINEDKQYMGGAIAPGINISTEALYSKAAKLPRIEISRPEGIIGKNTVSAMQSGILYGYVGQVEGIVNRIKAQSNLEPTVIATGGLATLIANESTVIDVVEPFLTLKGLQLIYKRNREQVKK; this comes from the coding sequence ATGATTTTTGTATTGGATGTTGGGAATACGAATACTGTATTAGGCGTATACGATGAAGATATTTTAAAATATCATTGGCGAATTGAGACTAACCGTCACAAGACAGAAGATGAGTATGGAATGGTCATAAAGTCTTTGCTGCAACATGAAGATCTTTCGTTTGATCAATTTGATGGAATCATCATTTCTTCGGTAGTTCCGCCAATTATGTTTGCGCTTGAACGCATGTGCAAAAAATACTTTGGTATTAAACCGCTTATAGTTGGACCTGGAATAAAAACTGGCTTGAATATTAAATACGAAAATCCGCGTGAGGTGGGTGCGGACCGAATCGTGAATGCCGTTGCAGGCATTCAGGAATATGGAAGCCCTCTCATTATCGTGGACTTTGGCACGGCAACTACATATTGCTATATAAATGAGGATAAACAGTACATGGGCGGAGCCATTGCTCCAGGGATAAATATTTCTACTGAGGCACTTTATTCAAAGGCGGCCAAACTTCCAAGAATAGAAATCAGCCGGCCAGAAGGGATTATTGGGAAAAATACGGTGTCCGCCATGCAGTCTGGTATTTTGTATGGGTATGTTGGACAGGTAGAAGGAATCGTTAATCGAATTAAGGCGCAAAGTAATTTAGAACCAACGGTAATAGCAACGGGTGGATTGGCTACCTTAATTGCCAATGAGTCTACTGTGATTGACGTAGTGGAGCCATTTTTGACCTTGAAGGGGTTGCAGTTGATCTATAAACGTAATCGTGAGCAAGTGAAGAAGTAA
- the hslO gene encoding Hsp33 family molecular chaperone HslO has protein sequence MKDYLIKALGYEGQVRAYAVSTTDTVGEAQRRHYTWPTASAALGRAMTAGVMMGGMLKGEEKLTIKIEGGGPIGSILVDSNAKGEVRGYVTHPQTHFDLNEQGKLDVRKAVGTDGLLTVIKDIGLRDYFSGQVPLVSGELGEDFTYYFVTSEQVPSSVGVGVLVNPDNSILAAGGFIIQLMPGTSEDTISKIENRLSTITPVSKMIQSGMTPEEILTEILGEGNVNILEKMDVQFSCQCSRERIANALISLGQAEIRDIIETEGQAEAHCHFCNQTYQFSKEELEELEAEAKK, from the coding sequence ATGAAGGATTATCTAATAAAGGCATTAGGTTATGAAGGACAGGTTCGGGCATATGCTGTTTCAACAACAGACACGGTAGGTGAAGCCCAGCGGCGCCATTATACATGGCCTACTGCTTCAGCTGCCCTTGGACGGGCGATGACGGCAGGCGTTATGATGGGCGGAATGTTAAAAGGTGAAGAAAAGCTGACGATTAAAATCGAGGGCGGTGGACCGATTGGTTCCATCCTGGTCGACAGCAATGCAAAGGGGGAAGTCCGCGGATATGTGACTCACCCGCAAACCCACTTTGATTTGAATGAGCAAGGAAAGCTGGATGTAAGGAAAGCGGTGGGTACAGATGGATTGTTGACTGTTATCAAAGATATCGGTCTTCGTGATTACTTTTCAGGTCAGGTACCGCTTGTATCGGGAGAATTAGGTGAAGATTTCACTTATTACTTTGTTACTTCCGAACAGGTGCCTTCATCTGTGGGGGTTGGGGTCCTGGTGAATCCGGATAATTCAATCCTTGCAGCGGGTGGATTCATCATCCAGTTGATGCCTGGTACATCCGAAGATACGATTTCAAAAATCGAAAATCGACTAAGCACGATAACGCCTGTTTCTAAGATGATTCAAAGCGGCATGACTCCAGAAGAAATCCTAACCGAAATTTTAGGCGAGGGCAATGTGAATATACTAGAAAAAATGGATGTCCAATTCTCCTGTCAATGTTCTAGGGAAAGAATTGCAAATGCATTGATTAGCCTGGGGCAAGCTGAGATTAGGGATATCATTGAGACAGAGGGACAAGCGGAGGCACATTGTCATTTTTGTAATCAGACCTACCAATTCTCGAAGGAAGAACTCGAGGAACTAGAAGCGGAAGCCAAAAAATAA